The following DNA comes from Rhodopseudomonas boonkerdii.
CCTTCTCTACGGCCGCGAGGAGACCGAGGCGCTGCGCAACGAGATCCTGCGCAGCGCGCCCATGGCGCGGCTGGAGCAGCGCCAGATCGCGCAGATGCGTCTCCTGATCCGGCAGATCGCGCGCCGCCTGCGCGAGCGCTTCAGCAAGCCGCGCAAACGCCAGCGCCGCGGCCATCTCGATGTCCGCCGCACCATCCGCCGCAACGCCGCCTGGGGCGGCGTGCCGTTCCTCACCGCCTGGAAACGCCGCCATCGCGACAAGCCGAAGATCGTCGCCATCTGCGATGTGTCGGGCTCGGTGGCCCAGGTGTCGGATTTCTTCCTGCTGCTGATTCACAGCCTGCATGAGGTGGTGTCGGATGTACGCTCCTTCGCGTTCTCCGGCAATCTGATCGAAGTCAGCGCCATGCTGGAGAACAACAAGCCCGAAGAAGCCATGAAGCAGATCATGTCCTCGGTCGGCTTCGGCTCGTCGGACTATGGCCGCTCGCTCGCCGACTTCGAAAAGGGTTTTATGAGCGCGGTGACGCCGCAGACCACGGTGATCGTGCTCGGCGATGCCCGCAGCAACAATCTCGATCCGCGCGCCGACATTTTGAAGCGGATCGGCGAGCGTTCGAAGCGGCTGGTCTGGCTCAATCCGGAGGGGCGGGTGAGCTGGGGCTTCGGCGATTCCGAAATGCCGCGTTACGCGACCTTCTGCAATGTCGTCCGCCAATGCGCGACCGCGCAGCAGCTTGAGCGGGCGGTGTCTGACATCGTGGCGGCGTATCAGTAGATCCGCTGTCATCGCCCGGCCGGCGCGCAGTTGCGCGCCAGGACCGGG
Coding sequences within:
- a CDS encoding vWA domain-containing protein, which translates into the protein MRDTLHRFFRAARGAGVRISPAESIDAMRAAAEVGPGDREILRDALLLTMAKSGEEKAALAACFDAFFTHPDFETPPAANDDQADESSDTSEGAPDTAEGVASGQVSSELGALAQMLLAQDRAAVAAALSNAANAAGLTDIRVFTQRGLFASRVLEQLGIAQLRDDIDALNARNPADAERLTSALGSLRETVSEMVSQALLLYGREETEALRNEILRSAPMARLEQRQIAQMRLLIRQIARRLRERFSKPRKRQRRGHLDVRRTIRRNAAWGGVPFLTAWKRRHRDKPKIVAICDVSGSVAQVSDFFLLLIHSLHEVVSDVRSFAFSGNLIEVSAMLENNKPEEAMKQIMSSVGFGSSDYGRSLADFEKGFMSAVTPQTTVIVLGDARSNNLDPRADILKRIGERSKRLVWLNPEGRVSWGFGDSEMPRYATFCNVVRQCATAQQLERAVSDIVAAYQ